AGTGGAACGGGAACAGCTCGACCGGATTGTCCGCCTTGCAGCGCGAGAGCCACGAGCTGATGATGCCGGACTCGACCTTGAACAGCATGTCGCCGACGATGGGCCGGTTGCTCGGGATCTGGAACCGCGCGAGCTTCTGCAGCAGGCGGCTGAGCTGGAAGAGCTTCTCGTACCGGATGCCGAGGTCGACGCCGTACAGCACTTTCAGCGCCATCGCGACGTCTTCCAGCGCCGCGTTGCCCGCCCGCTCGCCGAGGGACGAGACGGTGACGTGAGCGACGGGCACGCCCATCGCCAGCGAGGTGATCGTGTTGGCGGCGGCCATCCCGAAGTCATCGTGGTAGTGTGTTTCCAACGGTTTCGTGATCCGCGACTGCACCCGCCGGGTGAACGCGGCAATGGCGTGCGGCGAGCAGCCGCCGAATGTATCGACGAGGCCCAACGCGTCCATATGGCCGTCCGTCGCCACGCGCTCGATGAGGTTCAGAAACCAGTCGGGCTCGGCACGGGTGCCGTCGATCGGAAAGAACACGGTGTACAGCCCCTGCGACTTCGCGTACTGCGTTGCCTCGATGCTGAGGTCGATCGCCCGCTCGAGCGGCCAGCCGTAGGCGTACTGGATGATGTGCTGCGACGACGGGATTTCGATGACGATGCCGTCGACGCCGCAGTCCACGGCCTGCTTGACATCGTTGACCATGCACCGGCAGAACCCGAAGATCTTCGGGCCGAGCTTGCGGCGCACGATCTCCTTGATCGCGTCCGCATCATCCTTGCTGACCGACGGCATGCCGGCCTCGATCCGGTGCACGCCGACTTCCGCCAGAGCCTCCGCGATGCGGATCTTGTCGTCCTTTGTGAAAACCACGCCCGCCTGCTGCTCGCCGTCCCGGAGGGTGATGTCGTGAAGCTCGATGCGGTCGGCGAACTTGACCGCGGACGTGACGGACGGATCGTAGTTATACGGGCTGACGAACCACCGGTTGTCGTTCTTCCACGGCTCCATGCGGCCCTCCCCCAACGGAGCTGAGTCTCGGGTGCGGCGCGAACGGTGAACACCACGGGGACACGCTGCGCCGGCTCGAAAAGAGCGTCGCGCGCGCGAGGCCGGCGCACACGATACCCTTTCCGGCCGGGAGGGAGAATTCCTCCGGGCGGCGCCGCGGCGTGCCGCCTCAGGCTCCTTTCAGGGGTACCGTCTGCGACTCCAGGTCGCGCGGAAACTTCGTCGCGATCTCGGGACGGCCCCGTTTGACGATCACCGTGTCGTCGTGCCGGAAGCCGCCGACGCCGTAGAGGTAGATCCCGGGCTCGCAGCTCCACACCTCGTTCTCCGCGAGCGTCCGGAAGTTGAACGCGATGTCGTCGGGGTATTCGTGGCCCGCGAGGCCGATGCC
Above is a genomic segment from bacterium containing:
- a CDS encoding pyruvate carboxyltransferase, yielding MEPWKNDNRWFVSPYNYDPSVTSAVKFADRIELHDITLRDGEQQAGVVFTKDDKIRIAEALAEVGVHRIEAGMPSVSKDDADAIKEIVRRKLGPKIFGFCRCMVNDVKQAVDCGVDGIVIEIPSSQHIIQYAYGWPLERAIDLSIEATQYAKSQGLYTVFFPIDGTRAEPDWFLNLIERVATDGHMDALGLVDTFGGCSPHAIAAFTRRVQSRITKPLETHYHDDFGMAAANTITSLAMGVPVAHVTVSSLGERAGNAALEDVAMALKVLYGVDLGIRYEKLFQLSRLLQKLARFQIPSNRPIVGDMLFKVESGIISSWLSRCKADNPVELFPFHWSMVGQPEADIVVGKGNGRDSIAYRLRAMGQDIASDDPRIDTILATVKAASLKKHALLDDREFRAIVSKVLKLGNGKR